Proteins encoded in a region of the Acetomicrobium sp. S15 = DSM 107314 genome:
- a CDS encoding FtsB family cell division protein, whose amino-acid sequence MLRLRWILCLTIVGLIAAILTTSYLMELSRLRHLSSAIDQRVAELVRLKRGIQDKEEKILYYKTEEGIAREAREQFNLVMPGERIYRIEVASPDVTR is encoded by the coding sequence ATGTTACGCCTTCGTTGGATATTGTGCCTGACTATCGTAGGTTTAATAGCTGCAATTTTGACGACGAGTTATCTCATGGAGTTATCCCGATTGCGGCATTTGTCCTCGGCGATCGACCAGCGAGTGGCGGAATTGGTTAGACTTAAGAGGGGGATACAAGACAAAGAGGAGAAGATCCTCTATTACAAAACGGAAGAGGGCATCGCGCGTGAGGCGAGGGAGCAATTCAATCTCGTGATGCCAGGAGAGCGCATATATCGCATAGAAGTTGCCAGTCCCGACGTGACGCGTTAG
- the rpsF gene encoding 30S ribosomal protein S6, translated as MVRPYEMMVLFHPELEDHKVAVDEVGELVKSIGGEIAKVDLWGKRRLAYPIQKKEEGFYAVYAFNMEPSQVKELRRRVRLQSSVMRHMLVRPDA; from the coding sequence GTGGTGCGGCCTTACGAGATGATGGTCCTCTTTCATCCTGAGCTTGAGGACCACAAGGTAGCTGTCGATGAAGTCGGTGAGCTGGTTAAAAGCATAGGTGGCGAGATAGCCAAAGTCGATTTGTGGGGAAAGAGGCGCCTTGCCTATCCCATCCAGAAGAAGGAGGAGGGCTTTTACGCAGTTTACGCCTTCAACATGGAACCGTCTCAGGTAAAGGAGCTGCGGCGTCGCGTGCGACTCCAATCTTCTGTGATGCGTCACATGTTGGTGCGCCCTGATGCGTGA
- a CDS encoding single-stranded DNA-binding protein gives MVRGFNKVILMGNLARDPEVRYTANKQTVTRLTVAVGRQWKDKNGELKEQTDFIPVVVWGPQAESCERYLRKGRPVLVEGRFQVRNFETNTGDRRWVSEVVATSVVFLGSSARGEDLEPAPRRFERPQVGNVRDGGGLSEDFPLDFSEMPTEESGDDEADVPF, from the coding sequence GTGGTTAGAGGGTTCAATAAAGTGATCTTGATGGGCAACCTGGCGCGCGACCCCGAAGTGCGCTACACTGCAAATAAGCAGACGGTAACCCGTTTGACGGTGGCCGTCGGCCGGCAGTGGAAGGATAAAAACGGCGAATTGAAGGAACAGACGGATTTCATTCCGGTAGTCGTATGGGGACCTCAGGCAGAATCGTGCGAGCGCTACCTGCGCAAGGGGCGCCCTGTCCTCGTGGAAGGCAGGTTTCAGGTTCGAAATTTTGAGACGAATACCGGAGATCGCCGTTGGGTATCCGAAGTAGTGGCCACGAGCGTGGTCTTCTTGGGTTCTTCTGCGCGGGGAGAGGATTTGGAGCCGGCACCCAGGAGGTTCGAGCGGCCTCAGGTTGGCAACGTTCGCGATGGAGGGGGCCTCTCCGAGGACTTTCCGCTCGACTTCTCGGAGATGCCGACAGAAGAGTCCGGAGACGACGAGGCAGATGTCCCCTTTTAA